The Streptomyces sp. SS1-1 genome has a segment encoding these proteins:
- a CDS encoding bifunctional glycosyltransferase family 2 protein/CDP-glycerol:glycerophosphate glycerophosphotransferase, translating into MPRFSVIVPAYKVQAYLHECLESVLTQSYPDLELIAVDDCSPDACGAIIDEFAARDPRVRAVHLPRNRGLGPARNAGMAEATGDYLLFLDSDDTLTPDSLQAIAGRLKETGEPDVLVYDYARTFWTGETVRNQAAAHLAEEGPAPFRLTDRPGLLGLLMVAWNKAYRREFVEAEELVFPTGYYEDTPWTYPVLMSAGSIATLDRVCVHYRQRRHGGILGTVSPRHFDVFEQYDRVFAYVDKRPELARWRPLLFRRMVDHLVVVFARRDRLPRHSRAEFLRKARTYYRRYHCPAGPLPPRVRLHHALVRMGLHRTYHVLRCTAAVLRRAARTAVRLRRALRAGALRLHYRVQRCLPVRADRAVFAAHGVPAHGCHPGALERAFRAHAPHIRTAWVTGAGERDALPSGVRPLRPDSAAYWTALARSRYLVHNAAFDRRLVKRPGQVLVQTRRGTPFQRTGLDLRGRPGADPDVDGLLADVDTWDYLVSPSRYATLTWERAFPGAYTVLEYGSPRADVFRRATPADTVRVRGELDVPEDAVVILYAPTARAYRRAPVDLHRVACRMGPRHIVLARAPHGHDGPLAAASDRVLDVTGHRSVEELCLASDALVTDYSSLMADYVCLDRPVVLLTDDWEAHEAVRGTYLDLRACPPGAVARGEDELIDIFTSGHWRGSRSAELRAAFRRRFCPHDDGRAAERVVRHVVLGEPDSPPVVPSARRPVPPPAEPRPRAPLGVVPRPASPRTVTESR; encoded by the coding sequence TTGCCCAGGTTCAGTGTCATCGTCCCCGCGTACAAGGTGCAGGCGTATCTGCACGAGTGCCTGGAATCGGTGCTCACCCAGTCGTACCCGGACCTCGAACTGATCGCGGTGGACGACTGCTCGCCGGACGCGTGCGGCGCGATCATCGACGAGTTCGCGGCCCGCGACCCCCGGGTGCGTGCCGTGCACCTGCCGCGCAACCGGGGCCTGGGGCCCGCGCGCAACGCGGGCATGGCCGAGGCCACCGGCGACTACCTGCTCTTCCTCGACAGCGACGACACCCTCACCCCGGACTCCCTGCAGGCCATCGCCGGCCGGCTGAAGGAGACCGGCGAACCCGACGTCCTGGTGTACGACTACGCGCGCACGTTCTGGACCGGCGAGACGGTCCGCAACCAGGCGGCGGCCCACCTCGCCGAGGAGGGCCCGGCGCCCTTCCGGCTGACGGACCGGCCCGGTCTGCTGGGGCTGCTGATGGTCGCCTGGAACAAGGCGTACCGCCGGGAGTTCGTCGAGGCCGAGGAGCTGGTTTTCCCCACCGGCTACTACGAGGACACGCCCTGGACGTACCCGGTGCTGATGTCGGCCGGGTCGATCGCGACGCTGGACCGGGTGTGCGTGCACTACCGGCAGCGGCGCCACGGCGGCATCCTCGGCACGGTCAGCCCCCGCCACTTCGACGTCTTCGAGCAGTACGACCGGGTCTTCGCGTACGTCGACAAGCGCCCCGAACTGGCCCGCTGGCGGCCGCTGCTGTTCCGGCGGATGGTGGACCACCTGGTCGTGGTGTTCGCCCGCCGGGACCGGCTGCCGCGCCACAGCCGCGCCGAGTTCCTGCGCAAGGCCCGTACGTACTACCGGCGTTACCACTGCCCCGCCGGTCCGCTGCCGCCGCGTGTGCGGCTGCACCACGCCCTGGTCCGGATGGGACTGCACCGCACGTATCACGTGTTGCGGTGCACGGCGGCCGTGCTCCGCCGTGCCGCGCGGACCGCCGTGCGGCTGCGCAGGGCCCTGCGGGCGGGCGCCCTGCGGCTGCACTACCGGGTGCAGCGCTGTCTGCCGGTGCGCGCGGACCGGGCCGTGTTCGCCGCGCACGGCGTGCCCGCTCACGGCTGCCACCCGGGCGCCCTGGAGCGGGCGTTCCGCGCGCACGCCCCGCACATCCGCACCGCCTGGGTGACCGGCGCCGGGGAGCGGGACGCGCTGCCGTCCGGGGTGCGCCCGCTGCGCCCGGACTCCGCCGCCTACTGGACGGCGCTGGCCCGCTCCCGGTACCTGGTGCACAACGCGGCCTTCGACCGGCGGCTGGTGAAGCGGCCCGGCCAGGTGCTGGTGCAGACCCGGCGCGGCACCCCGTTCCAGCGCACGGGCCTCGATCTGCGGGGACGCCCGGGCGCGGACCCGGACGTCGACGGGCTCCTGGCGGACGTCGACACCTGGGACTACCTGGTCTCGCCCAGCCGGTACGCGACCCTCACCTGGGAGCGGGCCTTCCCGGGCGCGTACACCGTCCTGGAGTACGGCAGTCCGCGCGCGGACGTGTTCCGGCGGGCCACCCCGGCGGACACGGTCCGGGTCCGCGGGGAGCTCGACGTGCCCGAGGACGCCGTCGTGATCCTCTACGCCCCGACCGCCCGCGCCTACCGCCGCGCCCCCGTCGACCTGCACCGCGTGGCGTGCCGCATGGGCCCTCGCCACATCGTGCTGGCCCGCGCCCCGCACGGCCACGACGGCCCGCTCGCCGCCGCCTCGGACCGGGTCCTCGACGTGACCGGGCATCGGAGCGTCGAGGAGCTGTGCCTCGCCTCGGACGCGCTGGTCACGGACTACTCGTCGCTCATGGCCGACTACGTCTGCCTGGACCGGCCGGTCGTGCTGCTCACCGACGACTGGGAGGCCCACGAGGCGGTCCGGGGCACCTATCTCGATCTGCGGGCCTGCCCGCCGGGCGCGGTGGCGCGCGGCGAGGACGAGCTGATCGACATCTTCACGTCCGGTCACTGGCGCGGGTCGCGTTCGGCGGAGCTGCGGGCCGCGTTCCGACGGCGTTTCTGCCCGCACGACGACGGCCGGGCGGCCGAGCGGGTCGTCCGGCACGTGGTGCTGGGCGAGCCGGACAGCCCTCCGGTGGTGCCGTCCGCCCGGCGTCCGGTGCCGCCGCCCGCCGAGCCGCGCCCGCGGGCCCCGCTGGGGGTCGTGCCGCGGCCGGCTTCGCCCCGGACCGTCACCGAGAGCCGCTGA
- a CDS encoding organic hydroperoxide resistance protein: MDALYTAVATATHGRDGRAVTNDGRIDVKLAPPVELGGNGEGTNPEQLFAAGYAACFGSALGVVGRQAKVDVSEAAVTAEVGIGKQGEGFALKVTLRVELPDAIDEPTGRKLVEQAHQVCPYSNATRGNIDVDLVVE; the protein is encoded by the coding sequence ATGGACGCGCTCTACACCGCAGTCGCCACCGCCACCCACGGCCGCGACGGCCGCGCCGTCACCAACGACGGCCGGATCGACGTCAAGCTGGCCCCGCCGGTGGAACTGGGCGGCAACGGCGAGGGCACCAACCCCGAGCAGCTGTTCGCCGCCGGATACGCCGCCTGCTTCGGCAGCGCGCTCGGCGTCGTCGGCCGCCAGGCCAAGGTGGACGTCTCCGAGGCCGCCGTCACCGCCGAGGTCGGCATCGGCAAGCAGGGCGAGGGCTTCGCCCTCAAGGTCACCCTGCGCGTCGAGCTGCCCGACGCCATCGACGAGCCGACCGGCCGCAAGCTGGTCGAGCAGGCCCACCAGGTCTGCCCCTACTCCAACGCCACCCGCGGCAACATCGACGTCGACCTCGTCGTCGAGTAG
- a CDS encoding bifunctional glycosyltransferase family 2 protein/CDP-glycerol:glycerophosphate glycerophosphotransferase — MPRFSVIVPSHGVAGRLSRALDSVLTQSFGDVELIPVCDGPGCPAADVVARYAGRDRRVVPVHAPPSEGMAGARNAGLRSATGDWVLFLDGDDELAPDALAALAGRLRETGEADVVYCGHERVPWWTGDPAEPAAPLLARAPDGAFPPERAPWLTGVGLPAWSAAYRRAFLAEHELAFPAGHFTDVGFGGLAALVAERMAVLRRVVVRHRVRRQGSRSNRPGPHHAELLDQVELVLTRAAEQGLPARRHAPLFGELFAAVLKTAAHPRRLPHGRRAFFRRAGVLYRRHRPAGFRVPGGSLGVQHRLLAGGAYGAFRALRAANRAVGGALARVPRPHGLRTRLRYRLQLRRPLDRNLVVYCAYWGRGYVCNPAAIHAKARELAPHLRSVFLVEAEQAATLPDGVEYAVIGTRRYWDVLARAAYLVNNANFADAVVKRPGSVHLSTQHGTPLKKMGADQAMYPVVAAATGSFARLLARVDRWDYNLTSNRHSTEMWESAYPAAHETLEYGYPRNDVYYTATAEDVARIRRELGVPDGKKALLYAPTHRDHASGFEPGLDLGALCEEIGDEYVVLLRAHYFYDRGDRRASGRIIDVTGHLSSEEVCLAADALITDYSSIMFDYANLDRPIVVYADDWDVYREVRGVYFDLMRDPPGRVARTPGELAALLRDGSYADEEARALRAAFRERFCQFDDGRAAERVVRRVLLGEPPEALPPVVPLAERVPAPSPAATTLTRS, encoded by the coding sequence ATGCCCCGCTTCAGCGTCATCGTTCCGTCCCATGGTGTCGCGGGCCGGCTGTCCCGGGCGCTGGACTCGGTCCTCACCCAGTCCTTCGGTGACGTCGAGCTGATCCCGGTGTGCGACGGCCCCGGCTGCCCCGCGGCGGACGTCGTGGCCCGGTACGCGGGGCGGGACCGGCGGGTGGTGCCGGTGCACGCGCCCCCGTCGGAGGGCATGGCGGGGGCACGCAACGCGGGGCTGCGCTCCGCCACCGGTGACTGGGTGCTATTCCTGGACGGCGACGACGAGCTGGCGCCGGACGCGCTGGCGGCCCTGGCCGGGCGGCTGCGGGAGACCGGCGAGGCGGACGTCGTGTACTGCGGGCACGAGCGGGTCCCCTGGTGGACGGGCGACCCGGCCGAACCGGCCGCGCCGCTGCTGGCCCGCGCCCCCGACGGGGCGTTCCCGCCCGAGCGGGCCCCGTGGCTGACCGGGGTGGGGCTGCCCGCCTGGAGCGCGGCCTACCGCCGGGCCTTCCTCGCCGAGCACGAACTCGCTTTCCCCGCCGGTCACTTCACGGACGTCGGCTTCGGCGGACTGGCCGCGCTGGTGGCCGAGCGGATGGCGGTACTGCGCCGGGTCGTCGTACGGCATCGGGTGCGGCGGCAGGGCAGCCGGTCGAACCGGCCGGGCCCGCACCACGCCGAGCTGCTGGACCAGGTGGAGCTGGTGCTGACCCGGGCCGCCGAACAGGGCCTGCCGGCGCGCCGCCACGCGCCGCTGTTCGGGGAGTTGTTCGCGGCCGTGCTGAAGACGGCCGCCCATCCGCGGCGGCTGCCGCACGGGCGGCGCGCGTTCTTCCGCCGGGCCGGAGTGCTGTACCGGCGGCACCGCCCGGCCGGGTTCCGGGTGCCGGGCGGCAGCCTGGGCGTGCAGCACCGGCTGCTGGCGGGCGGCGCGTACGGCGCGTTCCGGGCACTGCGCGCGGCCAACCGGGCGGTGGGCGGTGCCCTCGCGCGGGTGCCGCGCCCGCACGGGCTGCGCACCCGGCTGCGCTACCGGCTCCAGCTGCGCCGCCCCCTGGACCGGAACCTCGTGGTGTACTGCGCGTACTGGGGCCGGGGCTACGTCTGCAACCCGGCCGCGATCCACGCCAAGGCCCGCGAACTCGCCCCGCACCTGCGCTCGGTGTTCCTGGTCGAGGCGGAGCAGGCGGCCACGCTGCCCGACGGCGTGGAGTACGCGGTGATCGGCACCCGTCGCTACTGGGACGTGCTGGCCCGCGCCGCGTACCTCGTCAACAACGCCAACTTCGCGGACGCCGTCGTCAAACGCCCGGGCAGCGTGCACCTGTCCACCCAGCACGGCACCCCGCTGAAGAAGATGGGCGCCGACCAGGCCATGTACCCGGTGGTGGCCGCCGCGACGGGGAGCTTCGCCCGGCTGCTGGCCCGCGTGGACCGCTGGGACTACAACCTGACCTCCAACCGGCACTCCACCGAGATGTGGGAGAGCGCGTACCCCGCCGCCCACGAGACGCTGGAGTACGGCTATCCGCGCAACGACGTCTACTACACGGCGACCGCCGAGGACGTCGCCCGCATCCGGCGTGAACTCGGCGTCCCGGACGGGAAGAAGGCCCTGCTCTACGCGCCGACGCACCGCGACCACGCGTCCGGTTTCGAGCCGGGCCTTGATCTCGGGGCGCTGTGCGAGGAGATCGGCGACGAGTACGTCGTGCTGCTGCGCGCCCACTACTTCTACGACCGGGGCGACCGGCGCGCGTCCGGCCGGATCATCGACGTCACCGGGCATCTGTCCTCGGAGGAGGTGTGCCTGGCGGCGGACGCGCTGATCACCGACTACTCGTCCATCATGTTCGACTACGCCAACCTGGACCGGCCGATCGTCGTGTACGCCGACGACTGGGACGTCTACCGGGAGGTCCGGGGCGTCTACTTCGACCTGATGCGGGACCCGCCGGGCCGGGTGGCGCGCACCCCCGGCGAGCTGGCGGCGCTGCTGCGGGACGGCTCGTACGCCGACGAGGAGGCCCGGGCGCTGCGGGCCGCGTTCCGGGAGCGCTTCTGCCAGTTCGACGACGGGCGGGCCGCCGAGCGCGTGGTGCGCCGGGTGCTGCTGGGCGAGCCGCCCGAGGCGCTGCCCCCGGTGGTCCCGTTGGCCGAGCGCGTCCCCGCCCCCTCCCCCGCCGCGACGACCCTCACCAGGAGCTGA
- a CDS encoding MarR family winged helix-turn-helix transcriptional regulator yields the protein MTTTPTADWLRLDQQICFSLNAASRAFGGLYRVVLKDLGLTYPQYLVMLVLWEQGELPVKRLGEQLRLDSGTLSPLLKRLEAAGLVRRERSTRDERSVEVRLTEEGDALRERALEVPRRISAATGFDVDEIRELRERLDRLTSALDTAAQEA from the coding sequence ATGACGACCACGCCCACGGCCGACTGGCTCCGCCTCGACCAGCAGATCTGCTTCTCCCTGAACGCGGCCTCGCGCGCCTTCGGCGGCCTCTACCGCGTGGTCCTGAAGGATCTGGGCCTCACCTATCCCCAGTACCTGGTGATGCTGGTGCTGTGGGAGCAGGGCGAACTGCCCGTGAAGCGGCTCGGCGAGCAGCTGCGCCTGGACTCCGGCACCCTGTCGCCGCTGCTCAAGCGGCTGGAGGCGGCCGGCCTCGTGCGCCGGGAGCGCAGCACCCGCGACGAGCGCTCGGTGGAGGTGCGGCTGACGGAGGAGGGCGACGCCCTGCGCGAGCGGGCGCTCGAGGTGCCGCGCCGGATCTCGGCGGCCACCGGGTTCGACGTGGACGAGATCCGGGAGCTGCGCGAGCGGCTCGACCGGCTCACCTCCGCGCTGGACACGGCCGCACAGGAGGCGTAG
- a CDS encoding carbohydrate ABC transporter permease, whose protein sequence is MASAQAAGAPPAPAAPKSRKSVTGTRTTVAVLFLLPALVLLGALVVYPIGYSVIRSFYVQSGDGFAGFDNYQALFTDDGIRTALKNNVIWVVFAPTVATALGLVFAVLTERVSWGTAFKLVVFMPMAISMLAAGIIFRLVYDQDPDKGVANAVWVGVHDTFAQSSAFPKAHPGRESPLRAAPGGGFLTKDPVSAGTPVSLPLVGVAPDKMPDSAAKAGQAKAEPDKVTGTTWQDFTRGKGVGTLGGIDPAELGYAGMRIEAVKDGEVVASTTAADDGTFTLPAAADGARLRLPADNFNEPYNGVDWLGPSLVTPAIIGSYIWMWAGFAMVLIAAGLAGIPRDLLEAARVDGANEWQVFRRITMPLLAPVLAVVTVTLMINVLKVFDLVFIIAPGSSQDDANVLALELYRKGFSEDQPGVASAISVFLLLLVIPVMWFNVRRLRREVRR, encoded by the coding sequence ATGGCGTCGGCACAGGCGGCGGGGGCCCCTCCGGCTCCCGCCGCTCCGAAGTCGCGCAAGAGCGTGACCGGTACCCGCACAACCGTGGCGGTGCTGTTCCTGCTGCCCGCCCTGGTGCTGCTCGGCGCGCTCGTGGTGTACCCGATCGGGTACTCGGTGATCCGCAGCTTCTACGTCCAGTCCGGCGACGGCTTCGCCGGGTTCGACAACTACCAGGCGCTGTTCACGGACGACGGCATCCGCACCGCCCTGAAGAACAACGTCATCTGGGTGGTGTTCGCCCCGACCGTCGCCACCGCGCTCGGCCTGGTCTTCGCGGTGCTCACCGAACGGGTCAGCTGGGGCACGGCGTTCAAGCTGGTCGTCTTCATGCCGATGGCGATCTCCATGCTGGCGGCGGGCATCATCTTCCGGCTGGTGTACGACCAGGACCCGGACAAGGGCGTCGCCAACGCGGTGTGGGTGGGCGTCCACGACACCTTCGCGCAGTCGTCGGCGTTCCCCAAGGCCCACCCGGGCCGTGAGTCGCCGCTCCGGGCGGCGCCGGGCGGCGGTTTCCTCACCAAGGACCCGGTGAGCGCCGGCACCCCGGTCTCCCTGCCGCTCGTCGGCGTGGCCCCCGACAAGATGCCGGACAGCGCGGCGAAGGCCGGGCAGGCGAAGGCGGAACCGGACAAGGTCACCGGCACCACCTGGCAGGACTTCACCCGCGGCAAGGGCGTCGGCACCCTCGGCGGTATCGACCCGGCGGAGCTCGGCTACGCCGGGATGAGGATCGAGGCCGTCAAGGACGGTGAGGTCGTGGCGTCCACGACGGCCGCCGACGACGGCACGTTCACCCTGCCGGCCGCGGCGGACGGGGCCCGGCTGCGGCTCCCGGCCGACAACTTCAATGAGCCGTACAACGGCGTCGACTGGCTCGGCCCGTCCCTGGTCACCCCGGCCATCATCGGGTCGTACATCTGGATGTGGGCCGGTTTCGCGATGGTGCTGATCGCGGCGGGGCTCGCGGGCATCCCCCGCGATCTGCTGGAGGCGGCCCGCGTGGACGGCGCCAACGAGTGGCAGGTGTTCCGCCGGATCACGATGCCGCTGCTGGCGCCCGTCCTCGCGGTCGTCACCGTCACCCTGATGATCAACGTGCTGAAGGTCTTCGACCTGGTCTTCATCATCGCCCCGGGCTCCTCGCAGGACGACGCCAACGTCCTCGCGCTGGAGCTGTACCGCAAGGGCTTCTCCGAGGACCAGCCCGGTGTCGCGAGCGCCATCTCGGTGTTCCTGCTGCTGCTGGTGATCCCGGTGATGTGGTTCAACGTCCGGCGGCTCAGGCGGGAGGTGCGGCGATGA
- a CDS encoding carbohydrate ABC transporter permease, which produces MSADAGRLTKAAPEPLTAVEGERSLGARLVSFVSGGMVRVFLILVGLFWLVPTLGLLLSSLRPPDEMTSSGWWEVFSKPSQLTFDSYDKLLGNSDITDSILNTVLITVPATVLVVVIGALAGYAFAWMEFPGRDWWFLGVVGLLVVPVQVALIPIAELFGNIGIFGSLIGVVLFHVGFGLPFAVFLLRNFFAEIPRELLEAARLDGAGELRLFFRVVMPLGGPAIAALGIFQFLWVWNDMLVALIFTDADSQPITVALQTQVRQFGSNVDVLAPGAFISMVIPLVVFFAFQRQFVSGVMAGAVK; this is translated from the coding sequence ATGAGTGCGGACGCCGGCAGGCTGACGAAGGCGGCGCCCGAGCCGCTCACCGCCGTCGAGGGCGAACGCTCCCTCGGCGCCCGGCTCGTCTCCTTCGTCAGCGGCGGGATGGTACGGGTCTTCCTGATCCTCGTGGGCCTGTTCTGGCTGGTCCCGACGCTCGGGCTGCTGCTGTCGTCGCTGCGGCCGCCCGACGAGATGACGTCGAGCGGCTGGTGGGAGGTCTTCAGCAAGCCCTCCCAGCTCACCTTCGACAGCTACGACAAGCTCCTCGGCAACAGCGACATCACGGACTCGATCCTGAACACCGTGCTGATCACGGTCCCGGCGACGGTCCTCGTCGTCGTCATCGGCGCGCTCGCGGGCTACGCGTTCGCGTGGATGGAGTTCCCGGGCCGCGACTGGTGGTTCCTGGGCGTGGTGGGGCTGCTGGTCGTGCCCGTGCAGGTGGCGCTGATCCCGATCGCCGAACTCTTCGGGAACATCGGCATCTTCGGCTCCCTGATCGGCGTGGTCCTCTTCCACGTCGGCTTCGGGCTGCCGTTCGCGGTGTTCCTGCTGCGGAACTTCTTCGCGGAGATCCCCCGGGAGCTGCTGGAGGCGGCCCGGCTGGACGGCGCGGGTGAACTGCGCCTGTTCTTCCGGGTCGTGATGCCGCTCGGCGGTCCGGCGATCGCCGCGCTCGGCATCTTCCAGTTCCTGTGGGTGTGGAACGACATGCTGGTCGCGCTGATCTTCACGGACGCCGACAGCCAGCCGATCACGGTCGCCCTGCAGACGCAGGTACGGCAGTTCGGCAGCAACGTCGACGTCCTGGCGCCCGGCGCGTTCATCTCGATGGTGATCCCGCTGGTCGTGTTCTTCGCCTTCCAGCGGCAGTTCGTGTCCGGTGTGATGGCGGGCGCCGTCAAGTAG
- a CDS encoding bifunctional glycosyltransferase family 2 protein/CDP-glycerol:glycerophosphate glycerophosphotransferase: MPRFSVIVPVFKVQGFLRECLDSVLGQSYADLEVIAVDDRSPDGCPAILDGYAERDPRVRVLHLPENVGLGRARNAGLAEASGDYVLFLDSDDRYTPGLLEAVDARLTAADEPDILVFDHVRTHWWGRGGRSEAAGLLAAAGTDVVNVRESPEYLHLFLVAWNKAYRRDFFVGHGLRYAPGLYEDAPVTYRSMVLAERIVCLERIGVEYRQRRQGAITRTPGRRHFDIFPQYEGLFAFLAERPDLAWARPALFERALDHMLFVLAREDRVRPADRPAFYREIRAFHARYLPEGFVPPEGRRGTEMRLLASAPYASYAAVRGLRELRRVAGGGGRKVAGAVSERAQRAWYGACSRRPLDPDLAVYSAFSHRGVLGDPAAIHAKARELAPRLRGVWVVREDAVADLPPGTDYVTPGSRRFHEVMARATYWVNNVNWPGTLAKRPGSVHIQTHRGTPLKYMGADLLTKPGARHGFDVPKMLWRADRWDYSLVASRHAELAWERAYPCHYTSLRTGSPRNDVLVTAGPEATEAARARLGVPPGNTVVLYAPTRRDYRKGGHVDRIDLARFARDLGEGRTLVVRLHPSLAQGVARGLGLADLHRRGVLVDATDVPRAEDVLLAADVMVTDYSSLMFDYALLDRPLVVHADDWGAFTASRGSYVDLTAEAPGHVTRSYGELAELFASGAWRDGESARSRRRFRERFCEFDDGLAAERVVRTLMLGEPLAGRAAETGRVPGPAGPRSLLDAR, encoded by the coding sequence GTGCCCCGCTTCAGTGTCATCGTGCCCGTCTTCAAGGTGCAGGGCTTCCTGCGGGAGTGCCTGGACTCGGTGCTCGGGCAGTCGTACGCCGATCTGGAGGTGATCGCGGTCGACGACCGCTCCCCCGACGGCTGCCCCGCCATCCTGGACGGCTACGCCGAGCGCGACCCCCGGGTGCGGGTGCTGCACCTGCCGGAGAACGTGGGCCTGGGCCGGGCCCGCAACGCGGGTCTGGCGGAGGCGAGCGGCGACTACGTGCTGTTCCTGGACAGCGACGACCGCTACACGCCGGGTCTGCTGGAGGCGGTCGACGCCCGGCTGACGGCGGCCGACGAGCCGGACATCCTGGTCTTCGACCATGTGCGCACCCACTGGTGGGGCCGCGGGGGCCGCAGCGAGGCCGCCGGCCTGCTGGCTGCGGCCGGGACGGACGTCGTGAACGTCCGGGAGAGCCCCGAGTACCTGCACCTGTTCCTGGTCGCGTGGAACAAGGCGTACCGCCGGGACTTCTTCGTGGGGCACGGGCTGCGGTACGCGCCGGGCCTGTACGAGGACGCCCCGGTCACCTATCGCTCGATGGTGCTGGCCGAGCGGATCGTGTGCCTGGAGCGGATCGGCGTCGAGTACCGGCAGCGCCGCCAGGGCGCGATCACGAGGACGCCGGGGCGGCGCCACTTCGACATCTTCCCCCAGTACGAGGGCCTGTTCGCCTTCCTGGCGGAGCGGCCGGACCTGGCGTGGGCGCGGCCCGCGCTGTTCGAGCGCGCGCTGGACCACATGCTGTTCGTGCTGGCCCGCGAGGACCGGGTGCGCCCGGCGGACCGGCCGGCCTTCTATCGCGAGATCCGCGCCTTCCACGCCCGGTACCTCCCCGAGGGCTTCGTCCCGCCGGAGGGGCGGCGCGGCACCGAGATGCGGCTGCTGGCGTCGGCGCCCTACGCCTCGTACGCGGCGGTCCGCGGGCTGCGCGAGCTGCGGCGGGTGGCCGGGGGCGGTGGCCGGAAGGTGGCGGGGGCCGTGTCGGAGCGGGCGCAGCGCGCCTGGTACGGGGCCTGTTCACGGCGTCCGCTGGACCCGGATCTCGCCGTCTACTCGGCGTTCTCGCACCGGGGCGTGCTGGGCGACCCGGCGGCGATCCACGCCAAGGCGCGGGAGCTCGCCCCGCGGCTGCGGGGCGTGTGGGTGGTCCGGGAGGACGCGGTGGCGGACCTGCCGCCCGGTACGGACTACGTGACGCCCGGTTCGCGGCGCTTCCACGAGGTCATGGCGCGGGCCACGTACTGGGTGAACAACGTCAACTGGCCGGGCACGCTCGCCAAGCGGCCCGGCAGTGTGCACATCCAGACCCACCGGGGCACCCCGCTGAAGTACATGGGAGCCGACCTGCTGACCAAGCCGGGCGCCCGGCACGGCTTCGACGTGCCGAAGATGCTGTGGCGGGCGGACCGCTGGGACTACAGCCTGGTGGCGAGCCGGCACGCGGAGCTGGCCTGGGAGCGGGCCTACCCGTGTCACTACACCTCGCTGCGGACGGGCAGCCCGCGCAACGACGTGCTGGTCACGGCGGGACCGGAGGCGACCGAGGCGGCCCGGGCGCGGCTCGGCGTGCCGCCCGGGAACACCGTGGTGCTGTACGCGCCGACCCGCCGGGACTACCGCAAGGGCGGGCACGTCGACCGGATCGACCTGGCGCGGTTCGCCCGCGACCTCGGGGAGGGCCGCACGCTGGTGGTCCGGCTGCACCCCTCGCTCGCGCAGGGCGTCGCGCGCGGGCTGGGCCTGGCCGACCTGCACCGCCGGGGCGTGCTGGTCGACGCGACGGACGTGCCGCGGGCCGAGGACGTGCTGCTCGCGGCGGACGTGATGGTCACGGACTACTCGTCCCTGATGTTCGACTACGCCCTGCTGGACCGGCCGCTCGTGGTCCACGCGGACGACTGGGGGGCGTTCACGGCGAGCCGGGGCTCCTACGTCGACCTCACGGCCGAGGCGCCGGGCCATGTGACGCGCTCGTACGGGGAGTTGGCGGAGCTGTTCGCGTCCGGGGCGTGGCGGGACGGGGAGTCGGCGCGGTCGCGGCGGCGGTTCCGGGAGCGGTTCTGCGAGTTCGACGACGGGCTGGCCGCCGAGCGGGTCGTGCGGACGCTGATGCTGGGCGAGCCGCTGGCGGGGCGGGCGGCGGAGACGGGCCGGGTGCCGGGTCCGGCGGGCCCCCGGTCGCTCCTTGACGCGCGCTGA